A single window of Eucalyptus grandis isolate ANBG69807.140 chromosome 1, ASM1654582v1, whole genome shotgun sequence DNA harbors:
- the LOC104441090 gene encoding probable O-methyltransferase 3, whose protein sequence is MAVLAQTGFVSQGKSAANNDHEQLGLTYSLTPISRAILKGEPGGLSPMVSFILGPVIQDPLHSLGEWLKSESPSPCTPFVMKHGKSLWEYAAQDEGLNQSVNEAMASDGPMIARLMMEKRGRQLFQGLRTVVDVGGGSGGLAREAAEAFPQVEWRVLDLPHVVAGLEGTRNLKFVGGDMFNAVPSADAVLLKWILHDWSDEESVKILKRCKEAVLSNSKKGKVIIIDIVIGDESEEDEASMGIKLCFDMLMMTVVQGKERNEKEWANLFQEAGFTEYRITPLEGIRSLIEVYP, encoded by the exons ATGGCGGTCCTTGCCCAAACTGGCTTCGTCTCTCAAGGAAAGTCTGCTGCTAATAATGACCATGAGCAACTAGGGTTGACGTACTCACTCACTCCCATTTCACGTGCGATCCTGAAAGGCGAACCCGGTGGCTTGTCGCCTATGGTGTCGTTCATCCTTGGCCCCGTCATACAAGATCCATTGCACAGCCTGGGGGAGTGGCTCAAGAGCGAGAGCCCAAGCCCTTGCACGCCCTTCGTCATGAAGCACGGGAAGAGCCTGTGGGAGTACGCGGCCCAGGACGAGGGGCTGAACCAGTCCGTGAACGAAGCCATGGCAAGTGACGGGCCAATGATCGCAAGGCTGATGATGGAGAAACGTGGACGGCAGCTGTTCCAAGGGTTGAGGACGGTGGTCGACGTCGGAGGAGGGAGTGGAGGGTTGGCGAGGGAGGCGGCAGAGGCGTTTCCACAAGTGGAGTGGAGGGTGCTCGATCTGCCGCACGTGGTGGCCGGCTTGGAGGGGACGAGGAACTTGAAGTTTGTGGGTGGTGACATGTTTAACGCTGTTCCTTCGGCGGATGCTGTTTTGCTCAAG TGGATATTACATGATTGGAGCGACGAAGAGAGCGTGAAGATACTGAAGCGGTGTAAAGAAGCCGTTTTGAGCAATAGTAAGAAGGGAAAGGTGATTATAATAGATATAGTGATCGGTGATGAGTCCGAGGAAGACGAAGCATCGATGGGGATTAAGCTTTGCTTTGACATGTTGATGATGACGGTTGTCCAAGGCAAAGAGAGGAACGAGAAAGAATGGGCTAACCTCTTTCAGGAGGCTGGTTTCACTGAATACAGAATCACTCCTTTGGAGGGTATTAGATCTCTCATTGAGGTTTATCCTTGA